From a region of the Sminthopsis crassicaudata isolate SCR6 chromosome 6, ASM4859323v1, whole genome shotgun sequence genome:
- the CXCL8 gene encoding interleukin-8, with the protein MTSKILGALLAIFLVSVALNEAAVISRTATELRCQCIKTYSKPFHPKLIKEVRVIDSGPHCSNTEIIVTVKDNKELCLDPNAKWVQRILQEFLKRTKDNSK; encoded by the exons ATGACTTCCAAGATTCTAGGAGCACTCTTGGCCATCTTCCTGGTTTCTGTAGCACTGAATGAAG CTGCTGTGATATCTCGGACAGCGACAGAACTCCGATGTCAGTGCATAAAAACTTATTCCAAGCCTTTCCATCCCAAACTCATTAAGGAGGTGAGAGTGATCGACAGCGGACCACATTGCTCAAACACAGAAATCAT tgtcACTGTTAAAGACAACAAGGAGCTCTGCCTTGATCCTAATGCAAAGTGGGTGCAGAGAATTCTTCAGGAGTTTTTGAAGAG aacTAAGGATAactcaaaataa